One Aliidongia dinghuensis genomic region harbors:
- the lptC gene encoding LPS export ABC transporter periplasmic protein LptC — translation MTDHPRSSAGETPTIGLGTRRSSGQVQRHAVRYSRFVGWAKLVLPIGAGGLLLALAAWPYISQGVNRLKFVFPKLDSAQVRDLRMVNPRFSGVDKEKRPFTLTADTARQNQENADLIGLEVPKADIMTKEGAWVVVTGKTGVYQPNSHFLDLYNDVTLFHDKGYEFHTQQARVNLDAGSAEGDQPVDGVGPAGTITGQGFRILKKGETVLFTGKSKLVMNAASGEAK, via the coding sequence ATGACCGATCATCCTCGATCGAGCGCCGGCGAGACGCCGACGATCGGTCTCGGCACGCGCCGCAGCAGCGGCCAGGTTCAGCGCCATGCCGTCCGGTACAGCCGGTTCGTCGGCTGGGCGAAGCTCGTGCTGCCGATCGGTGCCGGCGGCTTGCTGCTGGCGCTCGCCGCATGGCCGTATATCTCGCAGGGCGTCAATCGGCTGAAGTTCGTGTTCCCGAAGCTCGACAGCGCCCAGGTGCGCGACCTGCGCATGGTCAATCCGCGCTTCAGCGGCGTCGACAAGGAAAAGCGGCCGTTCACGCTGACAGCCGACACGGCGCGCCAGAACCAGGAGAACGCCGACCTGATCGGGCTCGAGGTGCCGAAGGCCGACATCATGACCAAGGAAGGCGCCTGGGTCGTTGTCACCGGCAAGACCGGCGTCTATCAGCCGAACAGCCATTTCCTCGACCTCTATAATGATGTGACCCTGTTCCACGACAAGGGATACGAGTTCCATACCCAGCAGGCGCGGGTGAACCTCGACGCAGGCTCTGCCGAGGGCGATCAGCCGGTCGACGGCGTCGGCCCCGCCGGCACCATCACCGGCCAAGGCTTCAGGATACTCAAGAAGGGTGAGACCGTGCTATTCACCGGCAAATCCAAGCTGGTGATGAACGCGGCAAGCGGCGAGGCCAAGTGA
- a CDS encoding LptA/OstA family protein translates to MFVAVALLGAPLAVWAQDQGGQTQPQQAPQSQPAAKPKKPPKPPKPPAPAAAPNAAAPNAAAPNAAATTGSAGTAATKGGTGSTLLGGRSQGPLEVTSENGIEWQQDVKAYIARGNAVAKRGQTTLYADVLTAYYRDIPNSSQTEIWRVVADGHVRITTPTQEVVGDHGIYDVDQTVVVMTGQALKLTTPQDVVTARDSLEWYDGKQLAVARGNAVAVRGDRRLRGDTLVAQVTQAPGEDSRISRVDGKGHVIVSGPNNQVGTGDSGVYNADTGIATLVGHVTVARGDDTVVGQYGVVDLQNGVSRILPRPPTAEDTTRGRVQGIIIPRGKGPNSAASDQKAQP, encoded by the coding sequence TTGTTCGTTGCGGTCGCGCTGCTCGGCGCCCCCCTCGCCGTATGGGCGCAGGACCAGGGTGGCCAAACCCAGCCGCAACAGGCGCCTCAGTCTCAGCCGGCCGCCAAGCCGAAGAAGCCGCCCAAGCCTCCGAAGCCGCCGGCCCCGGCCGCAGCGCCCAACGCCGCCGCGCCCAACGCCGCAGCACCCAATGCCGCTGCCACGACTGGCTCGGCCGGCACCGCGGCCACGAAGGGCGGCACCGGCTCGACCCTGCTCGGCGGCCGCAGCCAGGGGCCGCTCGAGGTTACGAGCGAGAACGGCATCGAGTGGCAGCAGGACGTGAAGGCCTATATTGCGCGCGGCAACGCCGTGGCGAAGCGCGGCCAGACGACACTCTATGCCGACGTCCTCACCGCCTATTACCGCGACATCCCGAACTCGAGCCAGACCGAGATCTGGCGCGTGGTCGCCGACGGCCATGTCCGCATCACGACGCCGACCCAGGAAGTGGTGGGCGACCATGGCATCTACGACGTCGACCAGACCGTCGTCGTCATGACCGGGCAGGCCCTGAAGCTGACGACGCCGCAGGATGTGGTGACGGCGCGCGACTCGCTCGAATGGTACGACGGCAAGCAACTGGCAGTTGCGCGCGGCAATGCCGTCGCGGTGCGGGGCGACCGCCGGCTCCGCGGCGACACGCTGGTGGCGCAGGTCACCCAGGCGCCGGGCGAGGACTCGCGCATCAGCCGCGTCGACGGCAAGGGGCACGTCATCGTGTCAGGCCCCAACAACCAGGTCGGCACCGGCGACAGCGGCGTCTACAACGCCGATACCGGCATCGCGACGCTCGTCGGTCACGTCACGGTCGCGCGCGGCGACGACACGGTCGTGGGCCAGTACGGCGTGGTCGATCTCCAGAACGGCGTCAGCCGAATCCTGCCCCGTCCGCCCACCGCCGAGGACACAACGCGCGGTCGGGTTCAGGGCATCATCATTCCGCGCGGCAAGGGCCCCAATTCCGCGGCATCCGACCAAAAAGCGCAGCCGTAA
- the lptB gene encoding LPS export ABC transporter ATP-binding protein: MKILSTLFSEPEARSEEPAADIPAPEQSTNDTRPRLVASKTGLVATNLGKRFQRRPVLRDVSISVKRGEAVGLLGPNGAGKTTCFYIITGLISADVGSIMLDGHDITGLPMYRRARLGIGYLPQEASIFRGLSVEQNIRAVLEVVEPVVDAREAMLDELLAEFSISHLRRTPALALSGGERRRVEIARALATQPHFILLDEPLAGIDPIAVNDIRELVRHLKNRGIGVLITDHNVRETLDIVDRAYILHDGRVLMEGPPSEIVADVNVRRVYLGERFSL; the protein is encoded by the coding sequence ATGAAGATCCTGTCGACGTTGTTCAGCGAGCCTGAAGCGCGGAGTGAAGAACCCGCAGCAGACATTCCGGCTCCGGAACAATCCACCAATGATACGAGGCCCCGTCTTGTCGCGAGCAAGACCGGCTTGGTTGCGACCAACCTCGGCAAGCGCTTCCAGCGCCGGCCGGTGCTGCGCGACGTCTCGATCTCGGTGAAGCGGGGCGAGGCGGTCGGCCTGCTCGGCCCGAACGGCGCCGGCAAGACGACCTGCTTCTACATCATCACGGGGCTCATCAGCGCGGACGTCGGCTCGATCATGCTCGACGGCCACGACATCACCGGCCTGCCGATGTATCGCCGGGCCCGGCTCGGCATCGGCTATCTGCCGCAGGAAGCCTCGATCTTCCGCGGGCTCTCGGTCGAGCAGAACATCCGCGCCGTGCTCGAGGTGGTCGAGCCCGTGGTCGACGCGCGCGAGGCTATGCTGGACGAGCTCCTCGCGGAATTCTCGATCAGCCATCTCAGGCGCACGCCGGCGCTGGCGCTGTCCGGCGGCGAGCGCCGCCGTGTGGAGATCGCCCGTGCGCTCGCGACCCAGCCGCATTTCATCCTGCTCGACGAGCCGTTGGCCGGCATCGATCCGATCGCGGTCAACGACATCCGCGAGCTGGTCCGGCATCTGAAGAACCGGGGCATCGGCGTGCTGATCACCGACCACAACGTGCGCGAGACGCTCGACATTGTCGACCGGGCCTACATCCTTCACGACGGCCGGGTCCTGATGGAAGGCCCGCCCAGCGAGATCGTTGCCGATGTGAACGTGCGCCGGGTCTATCTCGGTGAGAGATTCAGTCTTTAG
- the rpoN gene encoding RNA polymerase factor sigma-54, giving the protein MALSQRLDLRQSQSLVMTPQLQQAIKLLQLSNLELSDFVEQELEQNPLLERDESDPEPAIAADAPNGAEAAPEIADKPATALDGEQSFGGEDADLWNASAGTEGEGAIDYTGDADAWKTPSTRAGGDDLPGLEETLRQDITLREHLAGQLNCDLEEPAERMIGLFLIDLVDEAGYLTADLNEVAATLGTDLATVEAVLARLQRFDPVGIFARNLAECLAIQLKELGRFDPCMEKLVANLPLLANREIGALMRVCGADAEDLAQMVAEIKALNPKPGLAFDGVPAQPVVPDIMMRPQQGGGWIIELNNDTLPRVLVNTRYYAQINRSQAGKLDRDYLAEKLQSANWLVKSLHQRATTILKVATEIVRQQEAFFAYGVSHLRPLILRDIAEAIGMHESTVSRVTTNKYMTTPRGLFELKYFFTSAIPAADGAASHSAEAVKFRIKALIDAEGADGVLSDDRIVEILREDGIDIARRTVAKYREAMRIPSSVLRRRDKSLGM; this is encoded by the coding sequence ATGGCGCTCAGTCAGAGACTCGATCTCCGACAGTCACAGTCCCTCGTCATGACGCCGCAGCTGCAGCAGGCGATCAAGCTGCTGCAGCTCTCGAACCTCGAACTTTCCGATTTCGTCGAGCAGGAGCTTGAGCAGAACCCGCTGCTCGAGCGGGACGAGAGCGATCCCGAGCCCGCGATCGCGGCCGATGCGCCGAACGGGGCGGAGGCGGCGCCCGAGATTGCGGACAAGCCCGCGACGGCGCTCGACGGCGAGCAGAGCTTCGGCGGCGAGGACGCGGACCTGTGGAACGCGTCGGCCGGGACCGAGGGCGAGGGCGCCATCGATTATACCGGCGACGCCGACGCCTGGAAGACGCCGAGCACGCGCGCCGGCGGCGACGACCTGCCAGGCCTGGAGGAGACGCTCCGGCAGGATATCACGCTGCGCGAGCATCTGGCGGGCCAGCTCAATTGCGACCTCGAGGAGCCTGCCGAGCGGATGATCGGCCTGTTCCTGATCGACCTGGTCGACGAGGCCGGCTATCTGACCGCTGACCTGAACGAGGTGGCGGCGACGCTCGGCACCGATCTCGCCACGGTCGAGGCGGTGCTGGCCCGGCTGCAGCGCTTCGATCCGGTCGGCATCTTCGCGCGCAACCTCGCCGAGTGCCTGGCGATCCAGTTGAAGGAGCTGGGTCGCTTCGACCCCTGCATGGAGAAGCTGGTCGCCAACCTGCCGCTGCTCGCCAACCGCGAGATCGGGGCCTTGATGCGCGTGTGCGGCGCCGATGCCGAGGACCTGGCGCAGATGGTCGCCGAGATCAAGGCGCTGAACCCGAAGCCGGGCCTCGCCTTCGACGGCGTGCCGGCTCAGCCGGTGGTGCCCGACATCATGATGCGCCCGCAGCAGGGCGGCGGCTGGATCATCGAGCTCAACAACGACACGCTGCCGCGCGTGCTGGTCAATACCCGCTACTACGCCCAAATCAACCGGAGCCAAGCCGGCAAGCTCGATCGCGACTATCTGGCGGAAAAGCTGCAGTCGGCCAATTGGCTGGTCAAGTCGCTGCATCAGCGGGCGACCACGATCCTCAAGGTTGCGACGGAAATTGTGCGGCAGCAGGAGGCATTCTTCGCCTACGGCGTTTCCCACCTGAGGCCGCTGATCCTGCGCGACATCGCCGAGGCAATCGGCATGCACGAGAGCACGGTCAGCCGGGTCACGACCAACAAGTACATGACGACGCCGCGCGGCCTGTTCGAGCTCAAGTACTTCTTCACCTCCGCGATCCCCGCTGCCGATGGTGCTGCCTCGCATTCCGCCGAGGCAGTCAAGTTCCGCATCAAGGCGCTGATCGACGCGGAGGGGGCCGACGGCGTGCTGTCTGATGATCGAATCGTCGAGATCTTACGTGAGGATGGAATCGACATCGCCCGCAGAACGGTGGCGAAATACCGTGAAGCGATGCGGATCCCGTCTTCCGTGTTGCGGCGACGCGACAAGTCGCTGGGCATGTAG
- the hpf gene encoding ribosome hibernation-promoting factor, HPF/YfiA family: MAMQLRVTGKQMDVGESLRTHIEGTLTTLVGKYFGNGIEAHAVISREAHRYTCDLQVHVGRGILMQASEKDSDVYQAADRAAERIAKRMRRYKRRLTAHNVNGKDRVEQAIEARSYVLAPEPEDHDDTAHEHLDGQPVVVAEMATEIPTLTVGEAVMRMDLAELPTLMFRNSAHGGLNVVYRRNDGHIGWIDPRQNGASA, translated from the coding sequence ATGGCGATGCAGTTACGCGTCACGGGCAAGCAGATGGATGTGGGCGAGTCGCTTCGAACGCACATCGAAGGCACGCTCACCACGCTGGTCGGCAAGTATTTCGGCAATGGCATCGAGGCCCATGCCGTAATCTCGCGCGAGGCCCATCGCTATACGTGCGACCTGCAGGTCCATGTCGGCCGCGGCATCCTCATGCAAGCGAGCGAGAAGGATTCGGACGTCTACCAGGCCGCCGACCGGGCGGCGGAGCGGATCGCCAAGCGGATGCGCCGCTACAAGCGCCGCCTGACCGCGCACAACGTCAACGGCAAGGACCGGGTCGAGCAGGCGATCGAGGCGCGTTCCTACGTTCTGGCGCCCGAGCCGGAAGACCATGACGACACGGCGCACGAGCATCTCGATGGGCAGCCGGTGGTGGTCGCCGAGATGGCGACGGAGATCCCGACGCTCACCGTCGGCGAGGCGGTGATGCGCATGGACCTTGCGGAATTGCCCACTTTGATGTTTAGGAACTCCGCCCATGGCGGACTCAACGTCGTCTATCGCCGGAACGACGGTCATATCGGCTGGATCGATCCACGACAGAACGGCGCGTCCGCCTGA
- the ptsN gene encoding PTS IIA-like nitrogen regulatory protein PtsN: protein MIIADLITPQSVIANFRVANKKQALQELAKKAAVLVGQPEKLVFDVLSERERLGTTGVGLGIAIPHGKVPGLSKMTGLFARLDKPVDFEAIDNQPVDLIFLLLAPEDAGADHLKALARVSRLLRDRAVCAKLRGTDSADALYALLTEDQASNAA, encoded by the coding sequence ATGATTATCGCCGATCTGATCACGCCGCAGAGCGTGATCGCCAATTTCCGCGTCGCTAACAAAAAGCAGGCGCTGCAGGAGTTGGCCAAGAAAGCCGCAGTACTGGTCGGCCAACCGGAGAAGCTCGTGTTCGACGTCTTGTCCGAGCGCGAGCGATTGGGCACGACAGGCGTCGGGCTCGGCATCGCCATCCCGCACGGCAAGGTACCCGGCTTGAGCAAGATGACCGGGCTGTTCGCCCGGCTCGACAAGCCGGTCGATTTCGAGGCGATCGACAATCAGCCGGTCGACCTCATCTTCCTGCTGCTGGCGCCCGAGGACGCCGGGGCGGACCACCTGAAGGCGCTCGCGCGCGTGTCGCGCCTGCTCAGGGATCGGGCGGTCTGTGCCAAATTGCGCGGCACGGACAGCGCTGATGCGCTCTATGCGCTCTTGACCGAGGATCAGGCGTCCAACGCGGCGTGA
- a CDS encoding DUF1150 family protein: MNDSSIINPRHMSDRDLAAFGVQDLAFIKPVSINDEVGYAIHAADGTQMAVVTDRDVAFAAVRQHGLEPVSVH, encoded by the coding sequence ATGAACGACAGCAGCATCATCAATCCCCGCCACATGTCGGACCGCGATCTGGCCGCGTTCGGCGTGCAGGACCTGGCCTTCATCAAGCCGGTCTCGATCAATGACGAAGTCGGCTATGCCATCCACGCGGCCGACGGCACTCAGATGGCGGTCGTCACCGACCGCGACGTCGCCTTCGCCGCGGTGCGCCAGCATGGGCTGGAGCCCGTCAGCGTCCACTGA
- a CDS encoding Hsp20 family protein, giving the protein MNRISLFNSPLLLGFDHFERAIDRVAKASTDGYPPYNIEQTGDDRLRITLAVAGFTMHDLVVQIEDNQLVIRGKQTDDRERLYLHRGIAARQFQRSFVLAEGIEVTGASLDNGLLHIDLVRPTVEPKVRRVEIRANGKSPAHQPIDIGADTEKA; this is encoded by the coding sequence ATGAACCGCATTTCCCTGTTCAATTCGCCGCTGCTCCTGGGTTTCGACCATTTCGAACGCGCGATCGACCGCGTGGCGAAAGCGTCGACCGACGGCTACCCGCCGTACAACATAGAGCAGACCGGCGACGACCGGCTTCGCATCACTCTCGCCGTCGCCGGCTTCACCATGCATGACCTCGTCGTGCAGATCGAAGACAACCAGCTCGTCATCCGCGGCAAGCAGACCGACGATCGCGAGCGGCTCTATCTGCATCGAGGCATCGCGGCCCGCCAATTCCAGCGCTCCTTCGTTCTCGCGGAAGGGATCGAGGTGACCGGCGCCTCGCTCGACAACGGCCTGCTGCATATCGATCTGGTGCGCCCGACCGTCGAGCCCAAGGTCCGCCGGGTCGAGATCCGCGCGAACGGCAAGAGCCCTGCCCACCAACCCATCGATATCGGCGCCGATACGGAGAAAGCCTGA
- a CDS encoding protein-methionine-sulfoxide reductase heme-binding subunit MsrQ — MTLSNQERSRRTKQQLAYWLRRVGEPLVILALAIPAIELAYDSFWGAFIADPFPPATRITGIWGLRLMVAGLLVTPIARLSGLPTVIRFRRPIGLWAAAYSIGHFAIWSWDYGFDPGIITHEVLRLRYLFVGFVATVLLVPLAATSFNAAIRWLGGRNWRRLHWLVHPAVLLALWHMATAGRLSGVDFTIMSLATGLAMLWRIVRALPKPAPAR; from the coding sequence ATGACCCTCTCTAATCAAGAGCGTTCTCGGCGGACCAAGCAGCAGCTCGCCTACTGGCTCCGCCGGGTCGGCGAACCGCTCGTCATCCTGGCGCTGGCGATCCCGGCCATCGAGCTCGCCTACGATTCCTTTTGGGGTGCGTTCATCGCCGACCCGTTCCCGCCGGCGACGCGGATCACAGGCATCTGGGGCCTGCGCCTCATGGTTGCGGGCCTCCTGGTGACGCCGATCGCGCGCCTTTCAGGCCTGCCGACGGTGATCCGCTTCCGCCGGCCGATCGGCCTCTGGGCGGCCGCCTATTCAATCGGCCATTTCGCGATCTGGAGCTGGGACTACGGCTTCGATCCGGGGATCATCACCCATGAGGTCCTGCGCCTGCGTTATCTGTTCGTGGGGTTCGTTGCGACCGTGCTGCTGGTGCCGCTCGCCGCGACCTCGTTCAACGCAGCGATCCGCTGGCTCGGTGGCCGCAACTGGCGCCGGCTGCATTGGCTCGTCCATCCGGCGGTGCTGCTGGCGCTCTGGCACATGGCAACGGCCGGCCGCCTCTCGGGTGTCGATTTCACCATCATGAGCCTCGCAACCGGGCTCGCCATGCTGTGGCGTATCGTGCGGGCGTTGCCGAAGCCAGCCCCGGCGCGCTGA